The segment TAATTCTGTTCGTTCTATGGTTTCCTGCCAGGGCCGTTCACGCCTCTGATTTCTTCATTGTGGGTCAAGTGACGGATCCCGATGGCAGTCCCATACCGTACGTGGAAGTATATTCCCCCGATCACGAGTTTGGAACCACGACAGACAGGGACGGTCGATTCATGCTGGAATACGAAGATGATGAAAGCGTACTCGTCATTCAGCACTCCGCTTTTGAATCCGAGAGAATAGTGGTCAAAAGCTACCACGAGCGACCGCTGGAAATCATTCTTGAACCCAAAACCTACCACTTCGATCCGGTCATTGTGGAAGGGAATTTGTACGCCAGGGAGAATCTCAAGCTTCCGGTCAGTCACAGGTCGGTTCAGATCGACAAGTCCCCTAACTGGGGAAACAGCGTAGCCGAGAGGCTGGATCGCATGGGCGTCCAGATAAGGGACTACGGAGGATCGGCGGGACTGAAAACGGCGGGTTCCGCGACGGGTTATGCCGAACACATACTGGTGATGGTGGACAACGTTCCCCTGAATTCCCCGCAAAACGGCGTTGTCGATCTCAGTTTTCTTCCAGCTGACCTATTCTCGCAAGGGGAATTCTACTTGGGTCACGGTTCATCTCTCTATGGTTCAAACGCTATGGGGGGAGTCCTCAATCTGATGACTGAGCGTCACGAACCGTCATACGTTCGAGTCAGATCAGGGCGGTTTGGGGAAAGAGGAGTCACCGGAAAGGTCCTGACCAGGATTGGTGCCGGCCGGATGTCCCTCTATGGAAATAAATACGAAAATGCAGGGGATTTCCGAGAAAATAACGACTTTGCCCAGGAAGCCTTTGGAGGCAGAGTTTTCTATCCCGTGGCCCGCCTGTGGAATGCTTCTTTGTTCGCGCTGACGAGCGCCATCAATCGGGGAATAGCCGGTTCAATTACCTTTCCATCGCCGGACGCACGCAAAGACAACATCGACAATATCTACATCGCGTCGGTACGGGGACTTTCTCCACTGGGACAATCTGAAGTCACTCTCGGAGCTACAGAATCTCGCGAACACTTCACGGATCCCGGCATATTCGTTGATTCCAAACACCTGGTCAACACCCAGAGGTTACGGGTCATTCAACGGTTCCCTGAAACAGGATCCATCCAGAATACAGTCATCCTGGAAGCGGTAAAGGACAAGGTGGATAGCGATGACGCAGGTAAACATGAGAAATTCACAGGCGCACTGGGATTTCTCGGGCAACTTCGCTGGCGCCATTCCTTGCACCTTTATCCAAGCGTTCGTGCAGACTGGAATCAGGGTGAATCAAATCCTGTAACTACGGGCAGCCTGGCACTGCACTGGTCTCCAAACTCCCCATTTATCAACTCCGTATCAATAAACGGAGGAACCAGTTATCGAAAGCCCACTTTCAATGATCTGTATTGGGAGGATCCGTGGGGGTACTCCTCAGGGAATACGGAGCTGAAACCCGAGAGGGGGAGGTCAGCGGAAATTGCCGCTGACTTCAAACTGGGGCTCTCAAATCTTCTGAGGGTGAAAATAAGGGGATACCATTTCTTCAACGAAAACTTGATCCAGTGGATACCGGACGAGAATTGGGTATACACTCCCCAAAACCTCTCTAAGGCCGAGTCCTTTGGTGGTTCAGCAACCCTCAACATCCGTCCCAAAGGCGTCCCGGTCACAGTTGAACTGGGAATGGAATGGAATAGGAGTCGGGTTCTTTCGAAGGGGGGGGATCATAATAAACGTCTGTTATACGTTCCCCCTATATTCCGATGGGGAGAGATTTCTTGGGAGATCAAGCCATTCTCAGTGAATCTAAGCTATCGCTACCTTGGACGGCGCCGATTCAGCTACCGTGAGGGTGGTTTTCTGGATTCCTATCAGCGGATTGACGCCGCTTTCAGAATCCGGGGACCGCAGCTCCTTGGGGTTCAGACGGTCGTGGACTTGGGTATGCGAAATATAGAAAACCGGGAGAACCAACAGTCTGTTTACGATTACCCCGAGCCAGGGCGCGCGACGTATGTCCGGCTATCTCTTGAGTTCAAGTGAAAGGCGCAGTTCCTCCTGGTCCGACCCGGAAATTCATCCAAATGATATGACACCGGAACAATCTCGCGTCATGGGGTTATTAGTAAGGTATTGAAGAAACTGAATGTGAAAGGGTAAATTGGAAACCGGGGTTCAACACGATCCGGAAGGTCAACGCTTCTTCTTGAAGCTGGGATCAGAGGAAGCATACTTATCGTACACCAGGAAGGACACTGTTCTCGATTTCTTGTACGTTTATACACCAGTGGCTTACAGAGGCCAAGGCGCTGCGGGAAGGATACTCATCACCGCGTTCGAATATGCCAGGGAGAACGGCTGCCAGGTGATACCTACCTGTCCCTTCATAAAGCACGAATTCTTACCCAGGTTCAGTAAGTACCAGGATCTGGTTCAGTTGAATCAGATCGATTCTCAGACGTAACCGGGTGAGTCATTTAACCGATTGCTGCCAATAGT is part of the Candidatus Neomarinimicrobiota bacterium genome and harbors:
- a CDS encoding GNAT family N-acetyltransferase; the encoded protein is METGVQHDPEGQRFFLKLGSEEAYLSYTRKDTVLDFLYVYTPVAYRGQGAAGRILITAFEYARENGCQVIPTCPFIKHEFLPRFSKYQDLVQLNQIDSQT
- a CDS encoding TonB-dependent receptor; protein product: MKTYPNIFLLILFVLWFPARAVHASDFFIVGQVTDPDGSPIPYVEVYSPDHEFGTTTDRDGRFMLEYEDDESVLVIQHSAFESERIVVKSYHERPLEIILEPKTYHFDPVIVEGNLYARENLKLPVSHRSVQIDKSPNWGNSVAERLDRMGVQIRDYGGSAGLKTAGSATGYAEHILVMVDNVPLNSPQNGVVDLSFLPADLFSQGEFYLGHGSSLYGSNAMGGVLNLMTERHEPSYVRVRSGRFGERGVTGKVLTRIGAGRMSLYGNKYENAGDFRENNDFAQEAFGGRVFYPVARLWNASLFALTSAINRGIAGSITFPSPDARKDNIDNIYIASVRGLSPLGQSEVTLGATESREHFTDPGIFVDSKHLVNTQRLRVIQRFPETGSIQNTVILEAVKDKVDSDDAGKHEKFTGALGFLGQLRWRHSLHLYPSVRADWNQGESNPVTTGSLALHWSPNSPFINSVSINGGTSYRKPTFNDLYWEDPWGYSSGNTELKPERGRSAEIAADFKLGLSNLLRVKIRGYHFFNENLIQWIPDENWVYTPQNLSKAESFGGSATLNIRPKGVPVTVELGMEWNRSRVLSKGGDHNKRLLYVPPIFRWGEISWEIKPFSVNLSYRYLGRRRFSYREGGFLDSYQRIDAAFRIRGPQLLGVQTVVDLGMRNIENRENQQSVYDYPEPGRATYVRLSLEFK